One stretch of Excalfactoria chinensis isolate bCotChi1 chromosome 2, bCotChi1.hap2, whole genome shotgun sequence DNA includes these proteins:
- the CCR4 gene encoding C-C chemokine receptor type 4 yields MSPSSTEPLEDDTSTSYDFYDNYNDAPQPCSKETVKRFAASFLPVLYTLVFLVGLIGNTLVIVVLFKYKRLKSMTDVYLLNLAISDLLFVLSLPFWSYFMIDQWVFGTALCKIISWIYLVGFYSGIFFIMLMSIDRYLAIVRAVFSMKARTAFYGLIASLIVWLVALLASVPELVFRESSVEQNYTTCKLRYPSNYMTWKLFYTLEINILGLLLPSIVMAFCYSMIIKTLLHCRNEKKNKAVRMIFAVMVVFFFFWTPYNIVILLQLLEATGVIGNCQISKNLDYAFQITETLGLFHCCLNPVIYFFMGEKFKKYLKMLFKNWQLPGDICKWCGLHITYHTESTGSFHTQSTVDQEAL; encoded by the coding sequence atgagtCCTTCAAGTACGGAGCCCCTTGAAGATGACACCTCAACCTCTTATGACTTTTATGATAATTATAATGATGCTCCACAACCTTGCAGTAAGGAAACCGTCAAGAGGTTTGCAGCCTCTTTCCTCCCTGTTCTGTATACCCTGGTATTCCTGGTTGGGCTAATAGGAAACACTttggtcattgtggtcctctTTAAATACAAGAGACTGAAGAGCATGACTGATGTGTACCTGTTAAACCTCGCCATCTCAgatttgctctttgttttatcCCTGCCGTTCTGGTCTTATTTTATGATAGACCAATGGGTTTTTGGAACTGCCTTGTGTAAAATTATTTCCTGGATCTATCTGGTTGGGTTCTACAGCGggatattttttattatgcttATGAGCATAGACAGATACCTGGCAATCGTTCGTGCAGTGTTTTCCATGAAAGCAAGAACTGCCTTCTATGGCCTGATTGCCAGTCTTATTGTATGGCTGGTAGCTCTTTTAGCCTCAGTTCCAGAACTTGTATTTAGAGAATCTTCTGTTGAGCAAAATTATACTACTTGCAAGCTGAGATATCCAAGCAACTACATGACGTGGAAACTCTTTTACACTTTGGAAATCAACATTCTTGGGCTCCTACTCCCTTCTATAGTTATGGCATTTTGTTACTCCATGATTATTAAAACTTTACTTCACTgtagaaatgagaaaaagaacaaggcCGTGAGGATGATCTTTGCTGTCatggttgtgtttttcttcttctggacCCCTTACAATATCGTAATTTTATTACAACTGCTGGAAGCTACTGGAGTCATTGGAAACTGTCAAATAAGTAAGAACCTGGACTACGCATTTCAAATAACTGAAACCCTTGGCCTTTTTCACTGTTGCCTCAATCCAGTCATCTATTTCTTCATGGGGGAAAAATTTAAGAAGTACCTGAAGATGCTCTTTAAGAACTGGCAGTTACCTGGAGATATTTGTAAGTGGTGTGGACTTCACATCACTTATCACACCGAGTCTACTGGATCGTTCCACACACAGTCCACTGTGGACCAAGAAGCTCTGTAA
- the COL28A1 gene encoding LOW QUALITY PROTEIN: collagen alpha-1(XXVIII) chain (The sequence of the model RefSeq protein was modified relative to this genomic sequence to represent the inferred CDS: substituted 1 base at 1 genomic stop codon) translates to MKKKLSFFCFLFLAVATNQRADGQYKKKGKKSYSVVQSDEGDLCLIDIVFIMDSSESAKNQFFDLQKNFVLSLTDNIFQMKPVKSQKYNVKLAGMQFSSTVSIDHAFTAWKNVQNFKQKIRALVYIGQGTYSYYAISNATQLFKTEGHERSIKVAFLMTDGVDHPNSPSVQGIATGYIXVYIGIAARSLGIHFFTISLSKKNVKEEKLCLISGDSFSKNILCLDDQNLIVDVALELFSYRIASGALRLDYAENQQADTYTVNRRHKPSANEKGLALQISKP, encoded by the exons atgaagaaaaaactttctttcttttgctttctattcCTGGCTGTGGCAACAAACCAGAGAGCAGATGGAcaatataaaaagaaaggaaaaaagtcttaTTCTGTTGTGCAAAGTGATGAAG GTGATTTGTGTCTCATTGATATAGTCTTTATCATGGACAGTTCTGAAAGTGCCAAAAATCAGTTTTTTGATTTacagaagaattttgttttgagCTTAACTGACAACATTTTCCAGATGAAGCCAGTTAAATCTCAGAAGTACAATGTCAAACTGGCAGGCATGCAGTTCAGCAGCACAGTCAGCATTGATCATGCTTTTACAGCATGGAAAAATGTGCagaattttaaacagaaaatcaggGCTCTGGTCTACATTGGCCAAGGGACCTACTCCTATTATGCAATTTCCAATGCCACTCAGCTGTTCAAAACTGAAGGTCATGAGAGAAGTATCAAAGTGGCTTTCTTGATGACTGATGGTGTGGATCATCCAAACAGCCCTAGTGTCCAGGGTATAGCCACAGGctatatataggtatatatagGTATAGCAGCAAGGAGTCTTGGAATACACTTTTTTACCATCAGCCTTTCCAAGAAAAAtgttaaggaagaaaaactgtgctTGATATCTGGTGATTCATTCTCCAAAAACATCTTATGCCTGGATGACCAGAACCTGATAGTTGATGTAGCGCTGGAATTG TTCTCTTATCGGATTGCTTCTGGTGCATTAAGGTTGGACTATGCTGAAAATCAGCAGGCAGATACCTACACAGTGAACAGGCGACACAAGCCCTCTGCTAATGAGAAAGGCTTGGCACTACAGATAAGCAAACCATGA
- the MIOS gene encoding GATOR2 complex protein MIOS, whose product MSGSKPDILWAPHHVDRFVVCDSELSLYHIESAVSSELKAGSLRLSEETTATLLSINSDTPYMKCVAWYPKYDPECLLAVGQANGRVVLTSLGQDHNSKSKDLIGKEFVPKHARQCNTLAWNPLDSNWLAAGLDKHRADFSVLIWDISSKYAPETAVATEKVRLSTGDPEAGLVVTKPLYELGQNDACLSLCWLPRDQKLLLAGMHRNLAIFDLRNTSQKIFVNTKAVQGVTVDPYFHDRVASFYEGQVAIWDLRKFEKPVLTLTEQPKPLTKVAWCPTRTGLLATLTRDSNIIRLYDMQHTPTPIGDETEPTIIERSVQPCENYIASFAWHPTSQNRMVVVTPNRTMSDFTVFERISLAWSPVTSLMWACGRHLYECTEEGKASSLEKDIATKMRLRALSRYGLDTEQVWRNHLLAGNEDPQLKSLWYTLHFMKQYTEDMDQKLTGNKGPLVYAGIKSIVKSSLGTTENLRHSRSGSDRQADIIQYLSEERSLALQLCGWIKKGTDLDVEPFLNSLEQEGDWERAAAVALFNLDIRRAIQILNKGASSGKGDLNLNVVAMALSGYTDEKNSLWREMCSTLRLQLNNPYLCAMFAFLTSESGSYDGVLYENNVAVRDRVAFACKFLNDAQLNRFIEKLTNEMKDAGNLEGILLTGLTKDGVDLMESYVDRTGDVQTASYCMLQGSPSEVLKDERVQYWIENYRNLLDAWRFWHKRAEFDIHRSKLDPSSKPLAQVFVSCNFCGKSISYSCSAIPHQGRGFSQYGVSGSPTKSKVTSCPGCRKPLPRCALCLINMGTPVSSCPGGSKSDEKVDLSKDKKLAQFNNWFTWCHNCRHGGHAGHMLSWFRDHTECPVSACSCKCMQLDTTGNLIPAETVQA is encoded by the exons ATGAGTGGCTCCAAACCTGATATTCTTTGGGCCCCGCACCATGTCGACCGTTTTGTTGTGTGTGACTCAGAATTGAGCCTTTATCACATTGAATCTGCTGTAAGTTCAGAACTCAAGGCGGGGTCCTTGCGTTTATCAGAGGAAACTACAGCCACGCTGTTGTCAATAAATTCAGATACACCATATATGAAATGTGTGGCTTGGTATCCCAAGTATGATCCTGAATGTCTTCTTGCTGTTGGACAGGCCAATGGTCGAGTGGTGCTTACCAGCCTTGGTCAAGATCACAACTCAAAATCTAAAGATTTGATAGGGAAAGAGTTTGTTCCCAAGCATGCACGACAATGCAACACCCTAGCGTGGAACCCGCTAGATAGTAATTGGCTTGCTGCTGGATTAGATAAACATCGGGCTGACTTTTCAGTATTGATCTGGGATATCAGTAGCAAATATGCTCCAGAGACTGCAGTTGCTACAGAGAAAGTAAGACTTTCAACAGGAGATCCGGAAGCAGGACTGGTGGTAACAAAGCCACTGTATGAATTAGGGCAGAACGATGCTTGTCTCTCCCTTTGCTGGCTTCCACGGGATCAGAAGCTTCTTTTAGCTGGCATGCATCGCAATCTGGCTATCTTTGATCTGAGGAATACGAGccaaaaaatatttgtaaataccAAGGCTGTCCAAGGAGTGACTGTCGATCCATATTTCCATGATCGTGTGGCTTCCTTCTATGAAGGCCAAGTTGCCATATGGGATTTAAGAAAGTTTGAAAAGCCTGTTCTGACCTTGACAGAGCAACCAAAACCTTTAACGAAAGTCGCATGGTGTCCAACAAGAACGGGGCTGTTAGCTACTTTAACAAGGGACAGTAATATCATTAGGCTGTATGACATGCAGCATACTCCCACGCCTATTGGAGATGAAACCGAGCCTACAATAATTGAAAGAAGTGTCCAACCGTGTGAAAACTACATTGCCTCATTTGCCTGGCATCCCACAAGTCAAAATCGAATGGTGGTTGTGACTCCCAATAGAACTATGTCCGACTTCACGGTTTTTGAGAGAATTTCTCTTGCATGGAGTCCAGTGACATCCTTAATGTGGGCTTGTGGACGACATTTATATGAGTgtacagaagaaggaaaggcCAGCTCCTTGGAAAAGGATATAGCCACCAAAATGCGGCTCCGAGCTTTATCGAGGTATGGTCTTGATACTGAACAAGTTTGGAGGAATCATCTCCTAGCTGGAAATGAAGATCCTCAGCTGAAATCACTTTGGTACACTCTGCACT TTATGAAGCAGTACACTGAAGATATGGATCAAAAACTTACAGGAAACAAAGGTCCCCTAGTTTATGCTGGCATTAAGTCAATTGTGAAGTCATCTTTGG GAACAACAGAGAACCTCAGGCACAGCAGGAGTGGATCTGATAGACAGGCAGATATTATTCAGTATCTGAGCGAGGAGAGATCTTTGGCTTTGCAGCTCTGTGGCTGGataaagaagggaacagacttaGATGTGGAACCTTTTTTAAATTCACTGGAACAGGAAGGAGACTGGGAGCGAGCTGCTGCTGTAGCACTATTCAATTTGGACATACGGCGGGCAATACAAATTCTAAACAAAGGTGCTTCCTCAGGAAAAG GTGATCTGAATCTTAATGTAGTAGCAATGGCTCTGTCAGGCTACACAGATGAGAAGAACTCACTTTGGAGAGAAATGTGCAGTACTCTAAGACTGCAGTTGAACAATCCCTACCTGTGTGctatgtttgcttttctgacaAGTGAGTCTGGTTCATACGATGGTGTTTTG taTGAAAATAATGTGGCAGTACGAGACAGGGTGGCATTTGCTTGCAAGTTCCTCAATGATGCTCAG ctgAACAGATTTATTGAGAAGCTGACGAATGAAATGAAAGATGCTGGGAATTTGGAAGGAATATTGTTGACAGGGCTGACAAAAGATGGTGTGGACTTGATGGAAAGTTATGTTGACAGAACTGGCGATGTCCAGACAGCAAGCTATTGCATGTTACAG GGTTCTCCATCAGAAGTACTTAAGGATGAGAGGGTTCAGTACTGGATTGAGAACTATAGGAATCTTTTAGATGCTTGGAGGTTTTGGCATAAACGTGCGGAATTTGATATCCACAGAAGTAAGCTGGATCCCAGTTCAAAACCTTTAGCTCAG GTGTTTGTGAGTTGCAATTTCTGTGGAAAATCGATCTCTTACAGCTGTTCAGCCATTCCTCATCAGGGACGAGGTTTCAGCCAGTATGGGGTTAGCGGCTCACCAACTAAGTCCAAAGTTACCAGCTGCCCTGGTTGTCGTAAGCCACTTCCTCGCTGTGCACTTTGCTTGATAAATATGGGAACTCCAGTTTCCAGTTGTCCAG GAGGATCCAAGTCAGATGAAAAAGTGGATCTTAGCAAAGACAAGAAGCTAGCCCAGTTCAACAACTGGTTTACTTGGTGTCATAACTGTAGACATGGTGGACATGCTGGGCATATGCTCAGTTGGTTCAG GGACCATACTGAGTGTCCTGTGTCTGCCTGTTCATGTAAGTGTATGCAGCTGGATACAACAGGGAATCTCATTCCAGCAGAGACTGTTCAGGCGTAA